In one window of Juglans regia cultivar Chandler chromosome 3, Walnut 2.0, whole genome shotgun sequence DNA:
- the LOC108990893 gene encoding heavy metal-associated isoprenylated plant protein 3-like: MDMKYQGGKNEWEKKANGKVTAVFEMDCQSCAKKVKEAAFSLKGFEDVKLDCAANRLTVTGKEDPTVMKEMLEKKAKKIVQLVSSQPREDDRGDEKPEEKSETEEEYEKPKEISTVVLKIRLHCNGCVNELKKIVGKFKGVEKVDVAAGKDLVTVKGTMDVKELAAYLKEKLKRSVEIVAPKNHAGGNERAYISDGDKKDKDDGRFCVTEVVALLELMQKKGLLYYY; encoded by the exons ATGGATATG AAATATCAGGGCGGGAAGAATGAGTGGGAAAAGAAGGCCAATGGCAAAGTCACCGCCGTTTTCGAGATGGACTGCCAGAGCTGCGCTAAGAAAGTCAAGGAAGCCGCTTTCAGTCTCAAGG GTTTTGAAGATGTGAAGCTAGATTGTGCGGCAAACAGATTGACGGTAACGGGGAAAGAGGACCCAACGGTGATGAAGGAGATGCTGGAGAAGAAGGCGAAGAAGATAGTGCAGCTCGTCTCTTCGCAGCCGAGGGAAGACGACCGTGGGGATGAGAAGCCGGAGGAGAAGTCGGAGACGGAAGAAGAATATGAGAAGCCCAAAGAG ATCAGTACGGTAGTTCTGAAGATCAGACTGCACTGTAACGGTTGCGTCAATGAACTAAAGAAGATCGTCGGGAAGTTCAAAG GAGTTGAGAAGGTGGATGTAGCCGCCGGCAAGGATCTGGTGACGGTGAAGGGCACCATGGACGTGAAGGAGCTGGCTGCCTACCTCAAAGAGAAGCTGAAGAGGAGCGTCGAGATCGTTGCGCCCAAGAATCACGCAGGCGGAAATGAGAGAGCATATATATCCGATGGTGATAAGAAAGACAAAGATGACGGTCGTTTTTGCGTGACGGAAGTTGTGGCATTACTAGAGTTGATGCAGAAGAAGGGGTTGCTGTACTACTACTAG
- the LOC108995875 gene encoding heavy metal-associated isoprenylated plant protein 3-like, producing MDVKYQGGKNEWEKKANGKVTAVFKMDFHCEGCAKKVEKAARSLEGFEEVKVDCAANKLTVTGKENPTVMKEMLEKKTKKIVELVSQQPREDDRGDEKPEEKSETEEEYEKPKEISTVVLKIRLHCDGCVNELMKIVGKFNGVEKVDVAAGKDLVTVKGTMDVKELAAYLKEKLKRSVEIVAPKNHDGGDERANISDGGKKEKDDDHLCLMEAMALLWMQKMGLY from the exons ATGGATGTG AAATATCAGGGCGGGAAGAATGAGTGGGAGAAGAAGGCCAATGGCAAAGTCACCGCCGTTTTCAAGATGGACTTCCACTGCGAGGGCTGCGCCAAGAAAGTCGAGAAAGCTGCTCGCAGTCTCGAGG GTTTTGAAGAAGTGAAGGTAGATTGTGCGGCAAACAAATTGACGGTAACGGGGAAAGAGAACCCAACGGTGATGAAGGAGATGCTggagaagaagacgaagaagataGTGGAGCTCGTCTCTCAGCAGCCGAGGGAAGACGACCGTGGGGATGAGAAGCCGGAGGAGAAGTCGGAGACGGAAGAAGAATATGAGAAGCCCAAAGAG ATC AGTACGGTAGTTCTGAAGATCAGACTGCACTGTGACGGTTGCGTCAATGAACTAATGAAGATCGTGGGGAAGTTCAACG GAGTTGAGAAGGTGGATGTAGCTGCCGGCAAGGATCTGGTGACGGTGAAGGGCACCATGGACGTGAAGGAGCTGGCTGCCTACCTCAAAGAGAAGCTGAAGAGGAGCGTCGAGATCGTTGCGCCCAAGAATCACGACGGTGGAGACGAGAGAGCAAATATATCCGATGGCGGTAAGAAAGAGaaagatgatgatcatttatgcttgATGGAAGCTATGGCATTACTGTGGATGCAGAAGATGGGATTGTACTAG